From a single Cherax quadricarinatus isolate ZL_2023a chromosome 9, ASM3850222v1, whole genome shotgun sequence genomic region:
- the LOC128686202 gene encoding fibronectin-like: MKLLVFLVAVFTVCTTLSPGHIENFEQTDSGYGSILLEWDFIEGDDPLVKYTLVLHEDLSLDIYCPESHCSAPLNDLDACEGGQFELTPYFDNPENGTYAGDVATTVANAADEVPGPPADFVVGNITGRFIEFMWNDPVVNPKCAAGYVVSCYINMKRISEDSHRAAEDYEYDVLLGPIDPCTTYICYTLSFGFSGEESDAIIVNVTTGELIPSAPTNLSVVQNDTVVTLVWDPPTDNKQCVDFYRLCSTLVGTQDTVCQTVKDTLAEMTFMETCDTYDVSVTPVTPSGVEGPALNQTVTITTDTVTCSPL; this comes from the exons GCCACATCGAGAATTTCGAGCAGACAGACAGTGGGTATGGTTCTATCCTGCTTGAGTGGGACTTCATAGAGGGTGACGAcccactggtgaagtacaccCTCGTTCTTCACGAGGACTTGTCTCTGGACATCTACTGCCCTGAGAGTCACTGCTCTGCTCCTCTCAATGaccttgatgcttgtgagggaggacagttcGAGCTGACGCCTTACTTTGATAACCCAGAGAATGGCACATACGCTGGAGACGTAGCTACCACCGTTGCTAATGCTGCTGATGAAG TTCCTGGACCACCTGCTGATTTCGTTGTCGGCAACATCACAGGTCGCTTTATAGAATTTATGTGGAACGACCCTGTTGTAAACCCCAAGTGTGCTGCGGG GTATGTCGTTTCATGTTATATTAACATGAAACGGATCAGTGAAGATTCCCATCGTGCAGCAGAGGACTACGAGTACGACGTGCTTCTCGGCCCCATTGATCCCTGCACCACTTACATCTGTTATACTCTCTCCTTTGGCTTCTCTGGTGAAGAAAGTGATGCAATAATTGTGAATGTTACTACTGGAGAGCTAA TTCCAAGCGCCCCAACAAACTTGAGTGTGGTACAAAACGACACCGTGGTGACCCTCGTATGGGATCCTCCCACTGACAACAAACAATGTGTAGATTTCTACAGATTGTGCTCAACACTTGTGGGGACCCAGGACACTGTGTGCCAGACG GTAAAGGACACGCTCGCTGAGATGACTTTTATGGAGACTTGTGACACATACGACGTGAGCGTGACACCGGTGACACCATCTGGTGTCGAGGGACCTGCCTTAAACCAGACGGTCACCATTACAACTGATACTG TGACCTGCTCCCCGTTGTGA